TAAAAATAGATGTAATAGTGACAACTATTACATTCCTCTGTAAATATAACTACTTCTAATAATAAGGGAGTATTAACAATcgatgagtttgattgatattaGGATGCAAACTTTGCACATACTAGTGGGTCTACGGACCAGGTTATTCACGTGAACTCGAATCtgtattcaaaatttagagTACGTAAACATATAAACAAAaatgagatgtagagatttttaaGTCATTCCAAACGATTAAACTTGTTTGAAATTATCGAATACGATATCAAAACTcagttttttatcgattcgacgatgATCGATGTCGATGACGACAGGTGCCTGTCATTAGATCCTCGGCAAAATTTACACAGCAAGTTTGAGATGTCTCACGAATCTCTCCCTAATTTGATGTCAAAAGACACAAAATTGCGATCTATAGGATAACAAACAAACAAATGCAAATCGAATCATTTCAGGAATCTCATTACGTTTGGCAATAATTGTAAGGAAGTCAAAAAATAATTCTGTCAAAGAATGTGTATGTTTCCTTACAAAGAGAAAAATTCGTATTTAGCGTTTGTTAAAGTAATGTTTCAGatgtaaatttcaataaaatctataaagtagttacaaaaaacaaaattaaggGTTTGTCATTTAGGAAATAATGTTTGCATTTTAACACTAGATTCtagttaattttatattcagtgTTATTTAAATagataattaaacaattttaatttggagattggataatatggaaatttagagatttagaaatttggagaactgaaaatttcaaagaacaGAAATACAGAGGAtgcaaaatttaggaaattgaaaatttagaatgtttgcaatttagcaaacttaaaataagaaaatgtgtcatttttaaaaatgaatgatttgaagatttagaaatgtaggatcATGGAAacctagaaaattgaaaatttaggaaattgaaaatatagaaaatttgaattttggaagcagaaaattaaaaatatttgcagtttaaaaaattaaaaatttaaaaatttaagtaatgggaaatttagaactttagtgatttgaaatttaaaagtttgaaaatttagagagtggaaatttgagattataGAAAAAACGTACATCTGGAGAACAGgaaatttagataattaaaaatgattggGAAAAGTAGGTAattgaaagttaaaatattagtgattagaaaatttagtaaatgaaaatgtagcaatttagaaatttagagatttgaggttttgaaattttaaaaatttagaaatttctgtggaaaatttatacatttgaaacTCTTGATATAcatattgaaaagttgaaaattaagaaatctaatattttgaaaatttgaatatatacatataaacacaaaaatataaaaaatcggAGAAACTAAGATTATTCTTTTGATTTCCATTCCATCACTTCTCAATTGCAAGGTAACATAAGTGCTCGCATGCTCACACGTTTTGTTTTGTCCGATCAGAATCGATAGTCGTAGCATTCAACATCATCCATAATATGATAGAGATTTATAGCCGTTATCTATGGCTAGATCGAAGCATATGCACTTTTGCTTATCATCTTGTTCGTTACGGTTCACGATCATTCATCTTGCGTCATCGTACACATCGTTGAAAGAAAGTTTGATGTCATAGATCGGTTAAAGGCGTGGACGGGACATCCACGTGTTTCCGTTGATCAGAAAGGACGTCAAAAgagtgaataaaaataaaaaagaagggTGGAGAACCGCGCGTCGAATGCAACGAGTGGCAAAGTTTTGAGGCAGCTTTTTCTCTCGTTGCACGCTTTCTCATGCATTTCAAATGTACACCCGTCCTCCATGAAGTGAAGTTTTATCAGTCCGTGAATTTTCTTATTTGCCTCGACGCGTACAGACAGAGAATTTCCTGGCTGGAAGAGTAAATAGCGATCGTCGCGAAGCGAGAAAAAGGTTTTCCAACGTCTGGAAAATGGAACGTAATACTGGATGCGATTTACCTGGCTATTCTTGTCGAAGAAAATCATTTTTTCCTGTCTTACGAACATTCCTGTCTCGTTGTTCTACAGATGTTATTTGCACTTTGGTATTTCTTTCTGTCTACTTTTGTGTCTACCTTTTattctttcaaatataattcaaatataattttaaatatgaagaTTATACaactttttttgtttaaaaaacttGTGAAACtgaaggaaatttgggaatttggggaaattagaaaatttgaagatttgaatactTTGTATAtcgcaaatttgaaaaattgaaaaaattaaatagttgagaagtttttaaatttaagaaattttatattattgataagtgtagaaaattgagaatattttggaaaatagatgagtttgaaaaattgggaatttggaaatttgatgatttgaatattttaaatattggaaagtgtgggaaattttgtaatttagaaattgagaattttttgactttgaaaatttctaatttctgtttgaaaactttaaaatttaaaaattgggagattagtaaatttgtaaatttaaaaattttgaaattaagaattttttaaagctTAAACTTCTATTTGAAGATTCGCAAATTTCATCTGATAAAATAGAAATGATGAAAatagacaaaaataaaaataactgttcCATCACGTTAAATTTTAAGTAGCGGCCAGTTCATCGCATTAGCCAAgtatgcaatttaattttaaacaagtttTACAATAAAGTATGTTTGTGCTGGAGCCACCTTAAACAAGTCTTCAGTGACGTTCCATTTTCCGTTGGAAAAAGTTTTAAAACGCCTTTCTCCGGATCGAAAGTTCGTTAAGGCGCAGCGTGCCAGCAAGATGATCTACATTAGAGTGGCTCTCCCCTAAAGAGTCTCCGGAATGCACATTGGTGGTATGCACTGGTATGCCAGTGTCTGTCCCGGTCGAGTAGGAAGAAACTGAATGGGAGAAGCAATTTGGAAAGTCTGTGGACGCTGGGACAAAAGGAAAAGTGAGACATGAGCACGACATAACGGGTCGTATAAATCATCCGTCGGGTCGGCCAGTGGCCTTTGAGCAGTTACTATCCGCTGCTTTGGATGCTTTGAGCAGACCGGTACTCTCTTCTCCGTGTATCCTCCATCTCTCTCGATCGTTTACCGACTGACGATTGACCGACCGTCGACTCCTTAAGCTCGTTTCACAACATCGTCCTTTAAGCCTCTCATCTTCACATCGTCGATACACTGTTGCATCCgaagaaattttatataacagaTCTTCGCAGTTGCGTTTGATGGATTGCTACTACGATGCAAGCAACCGGTTGTCCTTGGTAATACGCGATTAATATTCATGGAAAATTGTATTATCTGTCAAGTTCCATCGAATTACACTGTTTCCTTTCGATAATTTGCATTCTATTTCCGTTTCTCTTTTTTAGTGGAAGAATTGTTGCTGGTTTATAATTtggtaaaataattgaaaattgtttaatgaattttacTGTAGTAGAGGGAAGTGTGTTATAATAGTGATGAGTGCAGATAGGAGGTATCCACCCTCACAAGAATAGTGAAATCCtaagattaatttataatttacatggTAAAATAAAGATATCTTTGtcgatatgttaattttattagatgtTTATCATGGTTCTTTGTTTTATTCTTGTTAAACAAATAAGTTTATCTTAAGTAAAGATATATATGAAGACAGGCCCtctaaaatttatatgaatagAAACCAGCgtaaacatttattttcattatgaaTTGAATATTTCTAAGGTACCTgggtccaaatttcaaaaatcacatctgaaagttttcaagttctataCTTTTAAAGTAGAATTTTCAGAAAtgagaaatttcaaagtcctagaattaaaaaattctttatttttacaatagtaagatctagaaattttagaCTTCAACAATCTTGCAATCCTTAGGactgaaagttaaaaaattgcaaacacTTAGTTCGAgaaggttttcaaatttcagactCCAGAGAAAgtagaatttcgaaattcccaagtcttaaatcataaaatgaacaaatttacatatcctaaactctcaaaatttcaaaactccagACTTATAGTCCTAAACTACTGAAAATGACAGATTTCAAGAACCCATAATTGTATGGCCCAAACATAACTGTTCAAAGACCCGAGaatccaaaatcaaaaaatcgcAAAATCTTATTGTCacaaaactcgaaaattttaaAGTCTCTTAGTCCACCCGTGATCCACTAGCTTataatgcaaatttaaaaaaacaatttcTCTAGTATTTGTAAACTTTTTACAATTCAACTTAACCTTGATATTTAAACCAATCCATTGAAAATAATCCAGTGACCTATCAACGTGTTGGACCCATACTGCGTATCTCTAACAAATTGCCCCTTTCCAGCACAGCTatagattcgactctgtatCGTGTTCGATATTAAAAGCATGCGTTACACCAAATTAGATACAGAAGCAGTACgcggtcgataattgactattaaCTCGGTGCAAAGCAGGCCGCAGCGAAAAATTTCGAGGAGCATTTTCGTCGCGTCATCGAGAGAAGTGTTTTGTTGGTGGCACGGTCAGAAGCTACAGGTGGGCCCCCCAACGCGCGCCCCCCTGTTGCGACGGACCTGAAGCTCGTCTCTCGTTTGGGTCACGTGACCGTATGCTTTCGAAGGGAACGCCGGTGGCTGGACGAAGGGTGGGGGAGGGACAAGAGGCAGTCCTATGTCCGCTACTCGGCTAAGCTGACGGCCCACGACACGGGGCACACTAGACGCGCCACGAGCTTCGTAAACGCACACAAAGAGGGTCACGTCTCGCTTATTATAATACCGTCGCATATGCACTCGCGAACGGGCGGTACGAGTTGGTCAAGTTCGATCGAAATTCCTCGGGGAAGAGAAAATGTGGTCGAACGGTGTTCCTTTTTCGCATTTTGTCTCGTGATCGGACGCGGAAGAGAGAGCCAGTCGTGCAAGTGCTATTAGCAAGGATAGGATGGACGCCTGCGGCATGTACCAAGTGAGTCTGAACGATCTCCCGCGGCTCAAAATGGCCTTGCTTTACCGTAACACTTCTCTCGTTGCCGAGATTTCCCGTAAACGGCTCGTCACCGTGAACGATCGCCACTTATTACCGTGGGATGACAGATGTCACGATGTTTTTGTTTAGACATACATACGTGCCACGTATTTCTGTCTCTTTCCCTCCGTGCGTGTTTGCTGGCCGCTCGATGTTGCGTGCGTGATGTCATGTCtggcaacctaacctaacttgcgAGTAGAGCTGTCTCCATCACGCCCATTCCTGGTACTATTCCGTGAACGAGCGACGCTCGTAAAGCACCGTGTTTTTGTCCTACATGTTTCTTGATCCCGTTCCTTGCAGCTTCCTACTGACGATTGACAGATCGATGTCGATCTATGGATGATAGATCGTTTCTCGTTGCTGTAGAATTTTTTTAACAGCACTAAATCGAACGGTGCATTGATATTTTGCCTTGGCATTGCACCATGCTTTTGTTTATATTCAAGATCATGTCGATACCTCATGACGAAGAATTTCttgatttgtattaaaattcATTCGGCATGGATATGTACCCATTACActtgaagaattttttcttcaaatcacaaactaataatataaacaaatttatttacaaaatagtgagtgatttcaaattattacttttttgtATTACTGCTCTGTTTAaatgatatttgaaatattgctTATTATATAGTTATAAAAAAATAGTGAAACATAATGTGAAAGCTATAACAGTGTTTGCATTTTAACATGTCGCCCACCTTTATCAGTACATGTTTGATACTGATATACTATTgagttacatttttacatttgcataTAATATTTACTCTTACAATTTATGCTTTTCATTTTGTAACTAAACAGtagttttaaattaatagaagtattattatcatatcttatacatttcatatttttgctATAACCATATTAGAGCATATTTgtgtatttttctatttcatgaCATTTCAGTTTCAAGAACATAcacattaaatttgtataaaaaaatctAAGACTGCATTATATGAAATATTCCATTAAAACTTAACAATATTGGTTGCTCCTATTgaataatatgtatttattgtaACATATAATTAACTAGGAAACCTATTTCTGATTTACAGTTTTCTCAAGGCCTGACAGGCAGGCCAGAGCTCTACCAAAAATCCAATAGAAGCAGCCATTCAAGTGACACGAGTTCGGCATACAGTGGATCAGACACAATGACATCCGTTCAAAGTTCATTGGATGCTGATGCAGATGATGTTGATCTGTCAGGGCTTGTTGAATCCATTGTGGATAGCGATGAAGAGGAAGATCTTGCAGAGAGTATGGATGTAAGGACACTCTTTAATTCTATATAAATTGTGTTAATACAATTACTCCCACAATTTAATGTGGTAAAATTAACTGTCATTggtattgtcaatttttcagaGTTTGACTGTTCGCGATCCTGTCAGAGAATGTTTAGAGAAAGATCCTATGGAAAGAACTGAGGATGATATAGAGACACTGTTAGAATTCACGCAACAATTGAAGGCCTTCACAAATATGACTTTGGCAGTAAGAAGAGCGCTGTGCGCTGTAATGGTGTTTGCTGTGGTAGAACGTGCTGGTATGATAGTTTTAAATGATGGCGAAGAATTGGACAGTTGGAGCGTACTCATTAATGGCGCAGTGGAGATTGAGCATAGTAATGGAGAAATTGAACAATTGCACCTTGGTGACAGTTTTGGAATCTTGCCAACTATGGAAAGGCTTTTGCATAGAGGTGTCATGAGAACAAAGTAAGTGTAGTGTCGaagattttcattatttatcaaagttcttattatttaatatgaGAGATATGTTGAGAGAAtccattttttcttttctagaTGCGACGACTGCCAGTTTGTATGCGTTACACAAGCGGATTACTTTAGAATTCAACATCAAGGGGAAGAGAACACCAGGAGGCACGAAGAAAACGGGAGAGTGATTTTGGTAACTGAGTTAAGGGGTGCTTTGGATGGTGGAGCACGAAGAGGTCATGTAGTGATTCGTGGAACTCCCGAACGTTTAATGTTACAACTTATTGAAGAAAACAGTATTACCGACCCCACTTATATAGAAGATTTCTTATTAACTCATCGAACATTTATTGATAGTCCTTTATTAGTTGCAAGTCAATTGTTAGAGTGGTTTGATCAAGCACAAGTTAGAGACAGAGTTGCTCGCGTAGTACTTCTTTGGGTAAACAATCATTTTACGGACTTTGAAACTGATCCGGCCATGATGGAATTTTTAGAAGCTTTTGAAGCTGGATTGGAGCGAGAGAAAATGCAAGGCCAGCAAAGGTATATCTTATTTTCACTTTACTCTCCTCGAATTTTACATCTACTACGACACAATATAATTGAAATATCGTTAAATcattacagattattaaatatCGCGTGTGCTGCAAAAGCGAGGACGCGGAATGTAACATTAGCAAGGCCTTCCAGAGATGATATCTtgcattttagtattttaggggGATATGAAAGGggttttggtatttttatttcaaaagttgataAAAAATCGAAAGCTGAAGACGTCGGTTTAAAACGAGGCGATCAGATTTTAGAAGTAAACGGACAAAGCTTTGAGCATGTGAGTCATGCCAGGGCTCTCGAAATTTTAAGAGGATCCACTCATCTCAGTATAACTGTTAAATCCAATTTACTTGGTATGTGCCACCTTTTAAAATTAAGAATCGTGTACGTTACTCTTTTTATACGAGCAATAAATTACTGTTGTAGCGTTTAAAGAAATGCTTCAGATGCCAGACGATTCGCCGAGGCCGCGTGGAAGAGCAAATAAACCTGAGATTTCAAGACTACAAACTGATCCGCGTGCAAGGTTGTCTACGCACGTGGATCCGATAACTCCAGTAAATCCTCTGGTGGGCGGTGTTCCATTATTAATTCCCGATTCAAATGTTTCTCCGTGTAAAGACGCTAAAAAGGAACATAAAGGATTCATGACCCTTGGACCGAAAAGAAGATTACAGAAAGCTCTAATGAAGATGAATATACTGCCAAAGAATACTATTAAGTAAGTATTATAAGTACAattctattattaaatttctgaacattagaatgtatttaaattacattctaataataagtaaattgaaattcataaatttaaatttctaaatagtgCTATTCTTTTTTACAGCGATGGTGTACATGTAGATGATCCCCTCGCACCTCCTCACACACCACCGGGAACAACAGGACTTGCACAGACTACAACAAACCTTTATCACTCCAAAAGTAATCCTGATCTTACGTCGTTGTATTGCTACGATGACTTAAGGGCGCCTGACTACCCTGAACACgttttaaaagtttataaagCCGATCAAACTTGTAAATATCTTCTTATTCACAAAGAAACAACAGCGCACGAGGTAAATACATTTGACACAAGACAATATGTACCTtactaaaaatttctatttatatgCTACTATATCGTTTTTAGGTGGTTATGCTAGCTCTCCAAGAATTTGGTATAACCGAGAGCAGTTCGAATTTTTCTTTAGCAGAAGTTAGCGTCGGAGAAGGGGGTATGATTAAACAACGTAGGTTACCGGATCAATTACAGAATCTCGCGGAACGAATTGGCTTGAGTTCtcgatattatttaaaaaccaATGGTATTTCGGAGACTCTCGTAGCGGACGAACAAGCACCTGAATTGATCCGTGAATCTCAGGTTCATTTTTTGCAATTGAATGCAGTTGAAGTTGCCATTCAGCTAACTTTACAAGATTTTAGTATATTCAGGTAAATTGAATGCTTATCATGAATGTCTCTTTTCatgctattatttattttgtaagtaAGAGTATATTCATGCAAATGTTGTTATTAGGCAAATTGAATCTACGGAATACGTGGATGATTTGTTTGAGCTGAAAAGCAGATACGGAGTACCTATGCTTAGGCAGTTTGCGGAACTAGTCAACAGAGAAATGTTTTGGGTTGTGACAGAAGTTTGTTCTGAGCACAATCTTGTTCGacgtagtaaaataataaaacagttcATAAAAATAGCTCGTGAGTTTTGTTACTTATGAGTCATTTAAATGTACACATTTTTGCAATACACTTTTTCATGTTTTCATTTGTAAACAGGACAATGTAAAgagtgtaaaaatttcaattcaatgtTTGCAATTGTGTCCGGTTTGGGACATGGAGCCGTCTCAAGATTGCGAGCATCTTGGGAAAAACTGCCAAGTAAATATCAGAGGCTCTTTAGCGATCTACAGGAATTAATGGATCCCAGCCGCAACATGAGTAAATACCGGCAATTGGTGGCATCTGAACAAACACAACCTCCCATAGTAAGTTAATACTTTCTTGTACAAATTATCCAGTTATTGAGTAGTGTAATAAAACATCgtgtttcattttctttcaGATTCCATTTTATCCAGTAGTGAAGAAAGACCTGACGTTCATACATCTGGGAAATGATTCCAGGGTAGAAAGCTtggtaaattttgaaaaattacgaATGATCGCGAAAGAAGTGAGAACGTTGACGAACATGTGTTCCTCGCCTTACGACTTGTCTATAATGTTAGAAAGGGGTGGTCAACCACCCAGTTCAGCTATGGTCGCCTTAAATCAAATGACTACGGGGAATCAAGGTAATACAATTCGAATTTGTAGAAACAGAGCAAGAATTGTGACATTTCGTTTTTACTAACAGTGTTGCAATGTCCAGGAGGACAAACAGCAACAGTGAAAAGACGAAAAAAGTCGACCGCAGCGCCAAATCCGAAGAAAATGTTCGAGGAGGCGCAGATGGTTCGAAGAGTGAAAGCATATCTCGCTAATATGAAAGTTATCACGGATGAGGAGCGGTTACACGCTCTTTCCGTGGAGTGTGAACCTCATGCAGGAGCTGTTGCAGTAGCTGCTGCGGTACCTCTTAGTACAAGCAGAGGAAGAAGGCATCCTTCTCCTACTTTATCAACCACTAGCAGTGCCAGTAGCACGAGCGAAGGTAGAAAGAGTATACaaggtaaatttattttatattgctgAGTGTATAAGTTCCCGCGATACCGTAGAACAAAGAAGGCACTAAATATCAAAACTGTCtactaaatttattgaaaataagttAGTGTGTTAATTTAGACTGCGGGAACTCATTTacacattttataaatattagttGTTATAGAATGAAACTAATTGTAACTTGTACGTTTAGGCACAAAGTTCGGAGCAGCATCGCCACAGGCGGTACGAAAAATGTTGGCGCTCTCCGATCCTCACAAAACTCGTCCATACCAACCTAAACATTGTCCACCACCGCTTCCAGTGCCAGGATTAGCGTTGCATTCCAGCGGACTGGAGCCTAGTCCTGGTGCACCTAGGAGAGTAGGATCTGGTAGCCGAGTTCCTATGCATGAGCGATCCCATAGCGATACTCCTTCC
This Megachile rotundata isolate GNS110a chromosome 7, iyMegRotu1, whole genome shotgun sequence DNA region includes the following protein-coding sequences:
- the LOC100884044 gene encoding rap guanine nucleotide exchange factor 2 isoform X10; its protein translation is MHKHTSQLRGPSGTGSGHHVANRGPVRRWNSFHGGGSVGGGASNFNDTVGNGNLPSGMISKASQEPFRAVPRAVQALRSESVDRSHRVQPPPPPAFPRRRFSVCFGKRTGGSARRPNECFVLEPSEMIVIDYPEVHGGRMHRPPHPHPITDHRQVNLVFDDTFSQGLTGRPELYQKSNRSSHSSDTSSAYSGSDTMTSVQSSLDADADDVDLSGLVESIVDSDEEEDLAESMDSLTVRDPVRECLEKDPMERTEDDIETLLEFTQQLKAFTNMTLAVRRALCAVMVFAVVERAGMIVLNDGEELDSWSVLINGAVEIEHSNGEIEQLHLGDSFGILPTMERLLHRGVMRTKCDDCQFVCVTQADYFRIQHQGEENTRRHEENGRVILVTELRGALDGGARRGHVVIRGTPERLMLQLIEENSITDPTYIEDFLLTHRTFIDSPLLVASQLLEWFDQAQVRDRVARVVLLWVNNHFTDFETDPAMMEFLEAFEAGLEREKMQGQQRLLNIACAAKARTRNVTLARPSRDDILHFSILGGYERGFGIFISKVDKKSKAEDVGLKRGDQILEVNGQSFEHVSHARALEILRGSTHLSITVKSNLLAFKEMLQMPDDSPRPRGRANKPEISRLQTDPRARLSTHVDPITPVNPLVGGVPLLIPDSNVSPCKDAKKEHKGFMTLGPKRRLQKALMKMNILPKNTINDGVHVDDPLAPPHTPPGTTGLAQTTTNLYHSKSNPDLTSLYCYDDLRAPDYPEHVLKVYKADQTCKYLLIHKETTAHEVVMLALQEFGITESSSNFSLAEVSVGEGGMIKQRRLPDQLQNLAERIGLSSRYYLKTNGISETLVADEQAPELIRESQVHFLQLNAVEVAIQLTLQDFSIFRQIESTEYVDDLFELKSRYGVPMLRQFAELVNREMFWVVTEVCSEHNLVRRSKIIKQFIKIARQCKECKNFNSMFAIVSGLGHGAVSRLRASWEKLPSKYQRLFSDLQELMDPSRNMSKYRQLVASEQTQPPIIPFYPVVKKDLTFIHLGNDSRVESLVNFEKLRMIAKEVRTLTNMCSSPYDLSIMLERGGQPPSSAMVALNQMTTGNQVLQCPGGQTATVKRRKKSTAAPNPKKMFEEAQMVRRVKAYLANMKVITDEERLHALSVECEPHAGAVAVAAAVPLSTSRGRRHPSPTLSTTSSASSTSEGRKSIQGTKFGAASPQAVRKMLALSDPHKTRPYQPKHCPPPLPVPGLALHSSGLEPSPGAPRRVGSGSRVPMHERSHSDTPSSLPPPVDLSAESSSVTSLSNLQPLRKTLTSGSVTSSDSGHSTQLDSHSGSSVEAGGSPPPPQRRHSAMQGAGTTIMTTMSTITTMTSMTTIRPGIGSTQCRQPPAYKVAAQMARLHRLGRAHSHEGVTYRTDHEDDDEDAQVSAV
- the LOC100884044 gene encoding rap guanine nucleotide exchange factor 2 isoform X19 gives rise to the protein MHKHTSQLRGPSGTGSGHHVANRGPVRRWNSFHGGGSVGGGASNFNDTVGNGNLPSGMISKASQEPFRAVPRAVQALRSESVDRSHRVQPPPPPAFPRRRFSVCFGKRTGGSARRPNECFVLEPSEMIVIDYPEVHGGRMHRPPHPHPITDHRQVNLVFDDTFSQGLTGRPELYQKSNRSSHSSDTSSAYSGSDTMTSVQSSLDADADDVDLSGLVESIVDSDEEEDLAESMDSLTVRDPVRECLEKDPMERTEDDIETLLEFTQQLKAFTNMTLAVRRALCAVMVFAVVERAGMIVLNDGEELDSWSVLINGAVEIEHSNGEIEQLHLGDSFGILPTMERLLHRGVMRTKCDDCQFVCVTQADYFRIQHQGEENTRRHEENGRVILVTELRGALDGGARRGHVVIRGTPERLMLQLIEENSITDPTYIEDFLLTHRTFIDSPLLVASQLLEWFDQAQVRDRVARVVLLWVNNHFTDFETDPAMMEFLEAFEAGLEREKMQGQQRLLNIACAAKARTRNVTLARPSRDDILHFSILGGYERGFGIFISKVDKKSKAEDVGLKRGDQILEVNGQSFEHVSHARALEILRGSTHLSITVKSNLLAFKEMLQMPDDSPRPRGRANKPEISRLQTDPRARLSTHVDPITPVNPLVGGVPLLIPDSNVSPCKDAKKEHKGFMTLGPKRRLQKALMKMNILPKNTINDGVHVDDPLAPPHTPPGTTGLAQTTTNLYHSKSNPDLTSLYCYDDLRAPDYPEHVLKVYKADQTCKYLLIHKETTAHEVVMLALQEFGITESSSNFSLAEVSVGEGGMIKQRRLPDQLQNLAERIGLSSRYYLKTNGISETLVADEQAPELIRESQVHFLQLNAVEVAIQLTLQDFSIFRQIESTEYVDDLFELKSRYGVPMLRQFAELVNREMFWVVTEVCSEHNLVRRSKIIKQFIKIARQCKECKNFNSMFAIVSGLGHGAVSRLRASWEKLPSKYQRLFSDLQELMDPSRNMSKYRQLVASEQTQPPIIPFYPVVKKDLTFIHLGNDSRVESLVNFEKLRMIAKEVRTLTNMCSSPYDLSIMLERGGQPPSSAMVALNQMTTGNQVLQCPGGQTATVKRRKKSTAAPNPKKMFEEAQMVRRVKAYLANMKVITDEERLHALSVECEPHAGAVAVAAAVPLSTSRGRRHPSPTLSTTSSASSTSEGRKSIQGTKFGAASPQAVRKMLALSDPHKTRPYQPKHCPPPLPVPGLALHSSGLEPSPGAPRRVGSGSRVPMHERSHSDTPSSLPPPVDLSAESSSVTSLSNLQPLRKTLTSDDEDAQVSAV
- the LOC100884044 gene encoding rap guanine nucleotide exchange factor 2 isoform X3 → MHKHTSQLRGPSGTGSGHHVANRGPVRRWNSFHGGGSVGGGASNFNDTVGNGNLPSGMISKASQEPFRAVPRAVQALRSESVDRSHRVQPPPPPAFPRRRFSVCFGKRTGGSARRPNECFVLEPSEMIVIDYPEVHGGRMHRPPHPHPITDHRQVNLVFDDTFSQGLTGRPELYQKSNRSSHSSDTSSAYSGSDTMTSVQSSLDADADDVDLSGLVESIVDSDEEEDLAESMDSLTVRDPVRECLEKDPMERTEDDIETLLEFTQQLKAFTNMTLAVRRALCAVMVFAVVERAGMIVLNDGEELDSWSVLINGAVEIEHSNGEIEQLHLGDSFGILPTMERLLHRGVMRTKCDDCQFVCVTQADYFRIQHQGEENTRRHEENGRVILVTELRGALDGGARRGHVVIRGTPERLMLQLIEENSITDPTYIEDFLLTHRTFIDSPLLVASQLLEWFDQAQVRDRVARVVLLWVNNHFTDFETDPAMMEFLEAFEAGLEREKMQGQQRLLNIACAAKARTRNVTLARPSRDDILHFSILGGYERGFGIFISKVDKKSKAEDVGLKRGDQILEVNGQSFEHVSHARALEILRGSTHLSITVKSNLLAFKEMLQMPDDSPRPRGRANKPEISRLQTDPRARLSTHVDPITPVNPLVGGVPLLIPDSNVSPCKDAKKEHKGFMTLGPKRRLQKALMKMNILPKNTINDGVHVDDPLAPPHTPPGTTGLAQTTTNLYHSKSNPDLTSLYCYDDLRAPDYPEHVLKVYKADQTCKYLLIHKETTAHEVVMLALQEFGITESSSNFSLAEVSVGEGGMIKQRRLPDQLQNLAERIGLSSRYYLKTNGISETLVADEQAPELIRESQVHFLQLNAVEVAIQLTLQDFSIFRQIESTEYVDDLFELKSRYGVPMLRQFAELVNREMFWVVTEVCSEHNLVRRSKIIKQFIKIARQCKECKNFNSMFAIVSGLGHGAVSRLRASWEKLPSKYQRLFSDLQELMDPSRNMSKYRQLVASEQTQPPIIPFYPVVKKDLTFIHLGNDSRVESLVNFEKLRMIAKEVRTLTNMCSSPYDLSIMLERGGQPPSSAMVALNQMTTGNQGGQTATVKRRKKSTAAPNPKKMFEEAQMVRRVKAYLANMKVITDEERLHALSVECEPHAGAVAVAAAVPLSTSRGRRHPSPTLSTTSSASSTSEGRKSIQGTKFGAASPQAVRKMLALSDPHKTRPYQPKHCPPPLPVPGLALHSSGLEPSPGAPRRVGSGSRVPMHERSHSDTPSSLPPPVDLSAESSSVTSLSNLQPLRKTLTSGSVTSSDSGHSTQLDSHSGSSVEAGGSPPPPQRRHSAMQGSVLRGGAPPFPHAVAVLPPLPANHNQNHNHNHHHHHHHHHQHYYDHHHHQPQNPQGTTGLGVGVGLGVTAVHPPPGAGTTIMTTMSTITTMTSMTTIRPGIGSTQCRQPPAYKVAAQMARLHRLGRAHSHEGVTYRTDHEDDDEDAQVSAV